From the unidentified bacterial endosymbiont genome, one window contains:
- the rbsA gene encoding ribose ABC transporter ATP-binding protein RbsA encodes MDALLQLKGIDKAFPGVKALCGAALNVYAGRVMALVGENGAGKSTMMKVLTGIYQRDAGSLVWLGKETTFSGPKSSQEAGIGIIHQELNLIPQLTIAENIFLGREFVNRFGKIDWKTMYAEADKLLAKLNLRFKSDRLVGDLSIGDQQMVEIAKVLSFESKVIIMDEPTDALTDTETESLFRVIRELKSQGRGIVYISHRMKEIFEICDDVTVFRDGQFIAEREVVTLTEDSLIEMMVGRKLEDQYPHLDKAPGEIRLKVNNLCGPGVNDVSFTLRQGEILGVAGLMGAGRTELMKVLYGALVRTSGYVTLDGHEVVTRSPQDGLANGIVYISEDRKRDGLVLGMSVKENMSLTALRYFSHSGGSLKHKDEQQAVSDFIRLFNVKTPSMEQAIGLLSGGNQQKVAIARGLMTRPKVLILDEPTRGVDVGAKKEIYQLINQFKADGLSIILVSSEMPEVLGMSDRIIVMHEGHLGGEFTREQATQEVLMAAAVGKLNRVNQE; translated from the coding sequence ATGGACGCATTACTGCAACTAAAAGGGATCGATAAAGCGTTCCCGGGCGTGAAAGCTCTCTGCGGTGCGGCGCTGAACGTTTATGCCGGACGCGTCATGGCGCTAGTGGGTGAAAACGGCGCCGGCAAATCCACCATGATGAAAGTGCTGACCGGGATCTATCAACGTGATGCCGGTTCACTGGTGTGGTTGGGTAAAGAGACTACCTTCAGTGGCCCAAAATCCTCTCAGGAGGCGGGTATTGGCATTATCCACCAGGAGCTGAACCTGATCCCGCAGCTGACGATTGCGGAGAACATTTTCCTCGGGCGTGAGTTCGTCAATCGCTTTGGCAAAATCGACTGGAAAACCATGTATGCCGAAGCAGACAAGCTGCTGGCTAAGCTGAACCTGCGCTTTAAGAGCGACCGCCTGGTGGGCGACCTCTCCATTGGCGATCAGCAGATGGTGGAAATCGCGAAGGTGCTGAGCTTTGAGTCAAAGGTCATCATTATGGATGAACCGACCGACGCCCTGACCGATACTGAAACCGAATCCCTGTTCCGCGTCATCCGCGAGTTGAAATCGCAGGGGCGCGGGATTGTCTATATTTCTCACCGCATGAAAGAGATTTTTGAAATCTGCGACGACGTAACCGTCTTCCGCGACGGGCAGTTTATTGCCGAACGTGAAGTGGTTACGCTGACCGAAGATTCGCTGATAGAAATGATGGTGGGGCGTAAGCTCGAAGATCAGTATCCGCATCTGGATAAAGCACCCGGTGAGATCCGCCTGAAGGTGAATAACCTCTGCGGTCCGGGCGTGAACGACGTGAGCTTTACCCTGCGCCAGGGAGAAATCCTCGGCGTAGCGGGCCTGATGGGTGCTGGCCGTACCGAACTGATGAAAGTGCTCTATGGCGCACTGGTGCGTACCAGCGGCTACGTCACGCTCGACGGCCATGAAGTGGTTACGCGCTCTCCGCAGGATGGCCTGGCAAATGGCATCGTCTATATCTCTGAAGATCGCAAACGCGATGGCTTAGTGCTGGGCATGTCGGTAAAAGAGAATATGTCGCTTACCGCGCTGCGCTATTTCAGCCACAGCGGCGGGAGCCTGAAGCACAAAGATGAACAGCAGGCGGTCAGCGATTTTATCCGTCTCTTTAACGTCAAGACGCCGTCGATGGAGCAGGCGATTGGCCTGTTGTCCGGTGGTAATCAGCAGAAAGTGGCTATAGCTCGCGGTTTAATGACGCGTCCGAAAGTGTTGATCCTTGATGAACCCACGCGCGGCGTAGACGTCGGCGCGAAGAAAGAGATTTATCAGCTGATTAACCAGTTTAAGGCCGACGGGCTGAGCATTATTCTGGTCTCTTCCGAGATGCCAGAAGTACTAGGCATGAGCGATCGTATTATCGTCATGCATGAAGGGCATCTCGGCGGTGAATTCACTCGCGAGCAGGCCACCCAGGAAGTTCTGATGGCTGCCGCTGTAGGCAAGCTTAATCGCGTGAATCAGGAGTAA
- the rbsC gene encoding ribose ABC transporter permease — protein sequence MTTQAVSGRRYFTRAWLLEQKSLIALLVLIAIVSTMSPNFFTVNNLFNILQQTSVNAIMAVGMTLVILTSGIDLSVGSLLALTGAIAASIVGIEVNALVAVAAALAAGAAIGAVTGVIVAKGRVQAFIATLVMMLLLRGVTMVYTNGSPVNTGFTDNADLFGWFGIGRPLGIPTPVWIMAIVFLAAWYMLHHTRLGRYIYALGGNEAATRLSGISVNKVKIIVYSLCGLLASLAGIIEVARLSSAQPTAGTGYELDAIAAVVLGGTSLAGGKGRIVGTLIGALILGFLNNGLNLLGVSSYYQMIVKAVVILLAVLVDNKKQ from the coding sequence ATGACTACCCAGGCTGTTTCTGGTCGCCGTTATTTCACCAGGGCATGGCTGCTGGAACAAAAATCGCTGATTGCCCTGCTGGTGCTGATCGCGATCGTGTCCACCATGAGCCCGAACTTTTTTACCGTTAACAACCTGTTTAACATTCTTCAGCAAACTTCCGTGAACGCCATTATGGCGGTGGGGATGACGCTGGTGATTTTGACGTCGGGGATCGATCTGTCCGTCGGTTCCCTGCTGGCGCTCACCGGTGCGATAGCCGCTTCAATTGTAGGGATTGAGGTGAATGCGCTGGTGGCGGTTGCCGCTGCACTGGCGGCTGGCGCAGCGATTGGCGCCGTTACCGGGGTCATTGTGGCTAAAGGGCGCGTTCAGGCGTTTATCGCTACGCTGGTGATGATGCTGCTCCTGCGTGGTGTGACCATGGTTTACACCAACGGTAGCCCTGTCAACACCGGCTTTACCGATAACGCCGATCTGTTTGGCTGGTTCGGTATTGGTCGCCCGCTGGGGATCCCGACGCCGGTCTGGATCATGGCTATCGTCTTCCTGGCGGCCTGGTACATGCTGCATCACACTCGTCTTGGCCGTTATATTTATGCGCTGGGCGGTAACGAAGCGGCTACACGACTCTCGGGGATCAGCGTTAATAAAGTCAAAATTATCGTTTACTCCCTGTGCGGTCTGCTGGCGTCCCTGGCGGGGATCATCGAAGTGGCGCGCCTCTCTTCTGCGCAGCCGACAGCGGGTACGGGGTATGAGCTGGATGCCATTGCGGCGGTGGTGCTGGGGGGGACGAGTCTTGCGGGCGGTAAGGGTCGCATTGTTGGGACGTTGATCGGCGCATTAATCCTCGGTTTCCTGAATAATGGTTTGAATTTATTAGGTGTTTCCTCCTATTACCAGATGATCGTTAAGGCAGTGGTGATTTTGCTGGCGGTACTGGTAGACAACAAAAAACAGTAA
- the rbsD gene encoding D-ribose pyranase, which yields MKKGTVLNSEISSVISRLGHTDTLVVCDAGLPVPHSTTRIDMALTQGVPSFMQVLDVVTAEMQIEAVILATEIKQHNPQLHETLLGHIEQLQQHQGNTIEIRYTTHEQFKQQTADSQAVIRSGECSPYANIILCAGVTF from the coding sequence ATGAAGAAAGGCACGGTACTCAACTCAGAAATCTCATCGGTTATTTCCCGTCTTGGGCATACTGATACGCTGGTGGTTTGCGATGCAGGCTTACCGGTTCCGCACAGCACAACCCGTATTGATATGGCGTTAACGCAGGGCGTTCCTTCGTTTATGCAGGTACTGGACGTCGTGACGGCAGAGATGCAGATTGAGGCGGTCATTCTCGCAACGGAAATCAAACAACATAATCCGCAGCTCCACGAAACGTTGCTCGGTCATATTGAGCAACTGCAACAGCACCAGGGAAACACCATCGAAATTCGTTACACAACACACGAGCAGTTCAAACAACAAACCGCAGACAGTCAGGCGGTGATTCGCAGCGGGGAGTGTTCCCCGTATGCGAATATCATTCTCTGTGCTGGCGTCACCTTCTGA
- the rbsB gene encoding ribose ABC transporter substrate-binding protein RbsB yields MNMKKLATLVSAVALSATVSANAMAKDTIALVVSTLNNPFFVSLKDGAQKEADKLGYNLVVLDSQNNPAKELANVQDLTVRGTKILLINPTDSDAVGNAVKMANQAKIPVITLDRQATKGEVVSHIASDNVLGGKIAGDYIAKKAGEGAKVIELQGIAGTSAARERGEGFQQAVAAHKFNVLASQPADFDRTKGLNVMQNLLTAHPDVQAVFAQNDEMALGALRALQTAGKSDVMVVGFDGTPDGEKAVNDGKLAATIAQLPEQIGATGVQTADKVLKGQKVQAKYPVDLKLVIKQ; encoded by the coding sequence ATGAACATGAAAAAACTGGCTACCCTGGTCTCTGCTGTCGCGCTGAGCGCAACCGTGAGTGCTAACGCAATGGCTAAAGACACCATCGCGTTGGTGGTCTCTACGCTGAACAACCCGTTCTTCGTCTCCCTGAAGGATGGCGCGCAGAAAGAAGCGGACAAACTGGGCTATAACCTGGTGGTTCTGGACTCACAGAATAACCCGGCTAAAGAGCTGGCTAACGTTCAGGACTTAACCGTTCGTGGCACCAAAATCCTGCTGATCAACCCAACCGATTCAGACGCAGTGGGTAATGCCGTTAAGATGGCAAATCAGGCGAAAATTCCGGTGATAACCCTGGATCGTCAGGCAACGAAAGGCGAGGTTGTGAGTCATATTGCGTCTGATAACGTGCTGGGCGGTAAAATTGCCGGTGACTATATCGCTAAGAAAGCGGGTGAAGGCGCGAAAGTTATCGAACTGCAGGGCATTGCCGGGACTTCCGCTGCCCGTGAACGTGGTGAAGGCTTCCAGCAGGCGGTTGCTGCGCATAAATTTAACGTACTGGCCAGCCAGCCGGCAGATTTCGACCGTACTAAAGGCCTGAACGTGATGCAGAACCTGCTCACCGCACACCCGGACGTCCAGGCGGTATTCGCCCAGAACGACGAAATGGCGCTGGGCGCGCTGCGTGCCCTGCAGACTGCAGGTAAATCTGATGTGATGGTTGTCGGATTTGACGGTACGCCAGATGGTGAAAAAGCGGTAAATGATGGCAAACTGGCTGCGACCATCGCTCAGTTGCCCGAGCAGATTGGCGCGACTGGCGTACAGACTGCGGATAAAGTGCTGAAAGGCCAGAAAGTTCAGGCTAAATATCCGGTAGACCTGAAACTGGTCATCAAGCAGTAA
- the mdtD gene encoding multidrug transporter subunit MdtD yields MTKKNAHSMAGLPWIAAMAFFMQALDATILNTALPAIAQSLNRSPLAMQSAIISYTLTVAMLIPVSGWLADRFGTRRIFMLAVTLFTLGSLACALSASLTELVAFRVLQGIGGAMMMPVARLALLRAYPRSELLPVLNFVTMPGLVGPILGPVLGGVFVTWASWHWIFLINIPIGIAGLVYARKYMPNFTTPRRRFDMGGFLLFGLSLVLFSSGMELFGEKIVATWFALCVIFGGILLFLLYIRHARRHPTPLISLSLFNTRTFSVGVAGNIASRLGTGCVPFLMPLMLQVGFGYPALIAGCLMAPTAMGSILAKSTVTQVLRWFGYRKTLVGVTVFIGLMIAQFSLQSAALPVWMLILPLFVLGMAMSTQFTSMNTITLADLTDENASSGNSVLAVTQQLSISLGVAVSAAVLRFYEGFDGTNTVEQFHYTFMTMGALTVVSALVFMLLKPKDGQNLIKERHKAKAKPTPAPSKQE; encoded by the coding sequence ATGACCAAAAAAAATGCGCACAGCATGGCCGGATTGCCATGGATTGCAGCAATGGCGTTTTTTATGCAGGCACTGGATGCCACTATCCTGAATACCGCACTCCCCGCCATTGCGCAAAGCCTAAACCGCTCCCCGCTGGCGATGCAGTCCGCTATCATCAGTTATACCCTCACGGTGGCGATGCTAATCCCCGTCAGCGGCTGGCTGGCCGATCGCTTCGGTACGCGTAGAATATTTATGCTGGCGGTAACGCTTTTCACGCTTGGCTCATTGGCCTGTGCACTTTCTGCATCATTAACGGAGCTGGTCGCCTTCCGTGTACTTCAGGGGATCGGCGGGGCGATGATGATGCCCGTGGCGCGCCTGGCATTATTGCGAGCCTATCCTCGAAGCGAACTGCTCCCGGTCCTGAACTTCGTCACCATGCCAGGCCTGGTCGGCCCGATTCTTGGCCCGGTACTCGGCGGGGTGTTTGTAACCTGGGCCAGCTGGCACTGGATTTTCCTGATCAATATTCCCATTGGCATAGCGGGGCTAGTTTACGCCCGTAAATATATGCCGAACTTCACCACGCCACGGCGCCGTTTCGACATGGGCGGTTTTTTGCTGTTTGGCCTGAGCCTGGTGCTGTTCTCCAGTGGTATGGAGTTATTCGGCGAGAAAATCGTGGCGACGTGGTTCGCGCTGTGCGTCATCTTTGGCGGTATTTTACTGTTCCTTCTCTATATACGTCATGCGCGCCGCCATCCGACTCCGCTTATTTCTCTGTCCCTGTTTAATACTCGCACCTTCTCGGTCGGCGTGGCGGGCAATATCGCTTCGCGTCTGGGCACCGGCTGTGTCCCTTTCCTGATGCCGTTGATGCTGCAGGTAGGTTTCGGTTACCCGGCGTTGATTGCAGGCTGCTTGATGGCGCCCACGGCAATGGGCTCGATTCTGGCAAAATCGACGGTCACACAGGTCTTACGCTGGTTTGGCTATAGAAAGACGCTGGTTGGCGTGACGGTCTTTATTGGGCTGATGATTGCCCAGTTCTCCCTGCAATCCGCCGCATTACCCGTCTGGATGCTTATTCTGCCGCTGTTTGTGCTGGGCATGGCAATGTCGACGCAGTTCACTTCCATGAATACCATCACTCTTGCGGACCTTACCGATGAAAATGCCAGTAGCGGCAACAGCGTGCTGGCGGTCACTCAACAGTTGTCGATAAGCCTGGGCGTTGCCGTGAGTGCGGCGGTGCTGCGGTTTTATGAAGGATTCGACGGCACAAATACCGTTGAGCAGTTTCACTATACCTTTATGACGATGGGCGCACTCACCGTGGTTTCGGCCCTGGTCTTTATGCTGTTAAAACCAAAAGATGGCCAAAACCTGATCAAGGAGCGCCATAAAGCAAAGGCTAAACCGACCCCCGCTCCATCAAAACAGGAGTAA
- the rbsR gene encoding ribose operon transcriptional repressor RbsR — protein sequence MATMKDVARMAGVSTSTVSHVINNDRFVSEAIRGKVEAAVKDLNYAPSALARSLKLNQTRTIGMLITASTNPFYSELVRGVERSCFERGYSLVLCNTEGDEQRMNRNLETLMQKRVDGLLLLCTETHQPSKEIIQRYPSIPTVMMDWAPFDGTSDLIQDNSLLGGDMATQHLIDKGHTRIACITGPLDKTPARLRLEGYLSAMARSGIAAPDNYRVTGDFEFSGGFEAMQTLLAQEPRPQAVFIGNDAMAFGAYQALYQAGLRVPEDMAVIGYDDIELARYMTPPLTTVHQPKDELGELAIDVLIHRMAQPTLQQQRLQLTPVLMERGSV from the coding sequence TTGGCCACCATGAAAGATGTCGCCCGTATGGCGGGTGTTTCTACTTCGACCGTCTCTCACGTCATCAATAACGATCGCTTCGTCAGCGAGGCGATTCGGGGAAAAGTCGAAGCCGCAGTTAAAGATCTCAACTATGCGCCGTCTGCGCTGGCGCGCAGTCTCAAGCTCAACCAGACGCGCACCATCGGCATGCTGATTACGGCCAGTACCAACCCTTTTTATTCTGAACTGGTACGCGGGGTTGAGCGCAGCTGCTTCGAGCGTGGTTATAGCCTGGTGTTGTGTAACACCGAAGGCGATGAGCAACGGATGAATCGCAACCTGGAAACGCTGATGCAAAAGCGCGTCGACGGATTGCTGTTGTTGTGTACTGAAACGCACCAGCCGTCGAAAGAGATTATCCAGCGCTATCCCTCTATTCCTACGGTAATGATGGACTGGGCGCCATTTGATGGTACCAGCGATCTGATTCAGGATAACTCCCTGCTGGGGGGTGATATGGCCACTCAGCATCTGATTGATAAAGGCCATACCCGCATCGCCTGTATTACCGGGCCGTTGGATAAAACACCTGCGCGTCTGCGCCTGGAAGGCTATCTCAGTGCGATGGCCCGGTCCGGGATCGCTGCTCCGGATAACTATCGTGTTACTGGCGATTTTGAATTTAGCGGCGGCTTCGAGGCGATGCAGACGTTGCTGGCGCAAGAGCCGCGTCCGCAGGCGGTATTTATTGGTAACGATGCGATGGCATTTGGAGCTTATCAGGCGTTATATCAGGCTGGACTGCGCGTTCCTGAGGATATGGCGGTGATTGGCTATGATGATATCGAACTGGCGCGCTACATGACGCCGCCGCTTACGACTGTCCATCAGCCGAAAGATGAGTTGGGTGAGCTGGCCATCGATGTACTGATCCACCGTATGGCGCAGCCCACGCTGCAACAGCAACGTCTGCAACTTACTCCTGTTTTGATGGAGCGGGGGTCGGTTTAG
- the rbsK gene encoding ribokinase translates to MKTAGNLVVLGSINADHILNLDSFPAPGETVTGNQYQVAFGGKGANQAVAAGRSGAKIAFIACTGDDDTGERVRKQLACDNIDIVPVSVVAGESTGVALIFVNAEGENVIGIHAGANAALTTERVEAQRDIIANAQALLMQLESPVESVLAAAKIAHENHTSVVLNPAPARVLSDELLALVDIITPNETEAEKLTGIRVENDDDAARAAKALHEKGIDTVIITLGSRGVWISVKGDGRRVPGFKVKAIDTIAAGDTFNGALATALLEGESIDNAIRFAHAAAAIAVTRKGAQPSVPWRKEIDEFLSQQG, encoded by the coding sequence ATGAAAACCGCAGGCAACCTCGTCGTCCTTGGCAGTATCAATGCCGATCACATTCTCAACCTTGACTCATTCCCCGCACCGGGCGAAACCGTCACTGGCAATCAATACCAGGTGGCGTTCGGCGGTAAGGGCGCAAACCAGGCCGTTGCTGCGGGACGCAGCGGGGCGAAAATCGCATTTATCGCCTGTACGGGTGATGACGATACCGGTGAGCGTGTACGCAAACAGCTGGCCTGCGATAATATCGATATTGTCCCGGTGAGCGTGGTGGCGGGCGAATCTACCGGCGTGGCGCTGATTTTCGTCAATGCGGAAGGTGAGAATGTGATCGGTATTCACGCTGGCGCTAACGCAGCGTTGACGACTGAGCGGGTTGAAGCGCAGCGCGACATCATAGCGAACGCGCAAGCACTGCTGATGCAGCTGGAATCCCCGGTGGAAAGCGTGCTGGCTGCCGCGAAAATTGCCCATGAAAATCATACCTCTGTCGTTCTTAATCCGGCGCCTGCCCGTGTATTATCAGACGAGCTGCTGGCGCTGGTGGATATCATTACGCCAAACGAAACCGAAGCTGAAAAACTGACGGGCATCCGCGTTGAAAATGACGACGATGCGGCCCGTGCGGCAAAAGCGCTGCATGAAAAAGGCATCGACACCGTGATTATCACCCTCGGCAGCCGTGGCGTCTGGATTAGCGTAAAAGGTGATGGCCGTCGCGTGCCGGGCTTTAAAGTTAAGGCGATTGATACTATCGCAGCAGGGGATACCTTCAACGGTGCGCTGGCGACAGCATTGCTGGAAGGCGAAAGCATAGATAACGCCATTCGTTTTGCCCATGCCGCCGCCGCGATTGCGGTTACGCGTAAAGGGGCTCAGCCTTCCGTTCCATGGCGTAAAGAGATAGATGAATTCCTAAGTCAGCAGGGGTAA
- a CDS encoding FadR/GntR family transcriptional regulator codes for MPLSAQQLAAQKNLSYVLAEKLAQQILMGRYVPGSILPGEMELGEQFGVSRTAVREAVKTLTAKGMVLPRPRIGTRVMPQANWNFLDQELLCWWMTEDNFHQVIDHFLVMRSSLEPQACLLAATLGTAEQKAQLNTLMEEMVLLKKHFNRERWIEVDMAWHEHIYMMSANPFLTSFASLFHSVYHTYFTSITYDEVVKLDQHQAIVDAIQDSDGQRALSACQALLAAPTHQQVTQ; via the coding sequence ATGCCCTTAAGCGCACAACAGCTGGCAGCACAAAAAAACCTATCTTACGTGCTGGCAGAAAAGCTGGCTCAGCAGATCCTGATGGGTAGATATGTCCCGGGCAGCATCTTACCGGGAGAAATGGAACTCGGTGAACAGTTTGGCGTTAGCCGCACTGCCGTTCGCGAAGCGGTAAAAACATTAACAGCAAAAGGAATGGTGCTGCCACGTCCCCGAATTGGTACGCGCGTAATGCCTCAGGCTAACTGGAATTTCCTCGATCAGGAACTCCTCTGCTGGTGGATGACCGAAGACAACTTCCATCAGGTTATCGACCACTTCCTGGTGATGCGCAGTAGCCTTGAACCTCAGGCATGCCTGCTTGCTGCCACGCTTGGCACTGCAGAACAGAAAGCGCAGCTCAACACCTTGATGGAAGAGATGGTGTTACTGAAAAAGCATTTCAACCGCGAACGCTGGATTGAGGTCGATATGGCCTGGCATGAGCACATCTATATGATGAGCGCCAATCCATTCCTTACCTCCTTTGCCTCTCTGTTCCATTCGGTGTACCACACTTACTTTACCTCTATTACTTATGATGAAGTGGTGAAGCTGGATCAGCACCAGGCGATTGTGGATGCTATCCAGGATAGCGACGGGCAGCGCGCCTTGAGTGCGTGCCAGGCATTGTTGGCCGCGCCTACCCACCAGCAGGTAACGCAATGA